The region CTCATCGGCGTCATCACCGGCCAGCTCGGCGTTCTGATGGAAGAGGTCAACAAGGCGCTCAAGCACATGCAGTTCAACGGCCAGCGCGGCAAGCAGGTGGTCTTCACCGGCGGCGGCGCGGAGCTGGTGGGGCTGGCCGACTATGCCCAGGCCGCGCTCGGGCGACCGGTGCGCATCGGGCGCATGCCGCACCTCGCCGGGCTGCCCGAGGCGCACGTCAAGCCGGGTTTCTCGACGCTGGCGGGTCTGGTACTCTACGCGGCGGATGACCCCGTCGACATCCGTGCCTTCGCGCGCGGACGACACCGCACGGTCTCTCTGGGCGGGATCGGGATGGTCGGTCGGATCTTTCAGGCGCTCAAGGAGTATTTCTGAGCAGACCTGCGAAAAAGGGTGTCACCACAAGCCCTTGGTCAAGGCCCGATCGTGCACTTCGTGCGATGGGACCGGAAAAGGACGTATTTTCGCGGCTTTCGCTGTGGACAAAGATATTACATGCTTTGCGCAAGCTCGCCCAAGCATGCAATCAGATTGGTCAAGAAAAAATTGACGCGCATGGGCCTGTCAGGAGTCACTAATGAGCATTAACATCGGACTGCCGGCGATCGACGAACTGCGGCCGCGCATCGTTGTCATCGGCGTAGGCGGCGCGGGCGGCAACGCGATCGCCAACATGATCGAGGCCCAGATCGAGGGCGTCGACTTCATCGTCGCCAATACCGATGCCCAGGCCCTCAACAACTCGATCGCGGAAACCCGCGTCCAGCTCGGGCCCGAGATCACGCAGGGCCTCGGCGCAGGCTCGCGTCCCGAGGTCGGCCGTGCCGCCGCCGAGGAAACGCTCGAGGAAATCGGCCGCCTGCTCGAGGGCGTGCACATGGTCTTCATCGCCGCTGGCATGGGCGGCGGCACCGGCACCGGCGCTGCACCGATCATCGCCCAGGCCGCGCGCGAGAAGGGCATCCTGACCGTCGGCGTCGTCTCCAAGCCGTTCCTGTTCGAAGGCACGCGCCGCATGCGCTCGGCCGAAGCGGGCATCGAGGAACTGCAGAAGAACGTCGACACGCTGATCGTCATTCCCAACCAGAACCTGTTCCTCGTCGCCAAGGCGGAGACCACTTTCAAGGAGGCCTTCCAGCTCGCCGACGAAGTGCTCCAGCAGGGCGTGCGCTCGATCACCGACCTGATGATCATGCCCGGCCTCATCAACCTCGACTTCGCCGACGTGCGCTCGGTCATGGGCGAGATGGGCAAGGCGATGATGGGCACCGGCGAGGGCGAAGGCCCCAACCGCGCGCTCGAGGCCGCCGAACACGCCATCGCCAACCCGCTGCTCGACGGCGTGTCGATGCAGGGCGCGAAGGGCGTCATCATCTCGATCATCGGCGGCGACGACATGAAGCTGCTCGAGGTGGACGAGGCCGCCAACCACATCCGCGAACTGGTCGATTCGGACGCCAATATCATCTGGGGTTCGGCCTTCAATCCCGACCTTCAGGGCAAGATCCGCGTCTCGGTCGTCGCGACCGGCATCGAGCAGACCGCCGAGCAGGCCGAGATCGCCTCGCGTCCGGCTGCCAGCATGGGGTCCTCGCGCGGTCCGATGCGCTCGGGCATCCAGACCCCGCAGGCACCCGCGACCCCGGCTCCGGCCCCGCAGGCTGCGCCCGCTCCGGCTGCCGAGCCCGAACCGCTCGACCTCGACACCCCGGCCGCAGAAGAGACCGAAGGCTCGCAGCCCTTCGCGCCGCGTCCCTTCTCGCCTTCGGCGGAGCTCGAACTCGGTGCCGGTGAGGAACTGGGCGACGAAGGCGCGCAGGACAAGCCGCAGGCTCCTGTACCGAGCGCCTATTCGCCGCTCGGTGGCGGTCAGGCCCGTCCGCTCGACTTCGGTCGCCCGCAGGCGCCAGCTGCACCGCGTGCTCCCGAGACCCGTCAGGACGAACTGCTGCTCGACGGTGGCGAGACTCCCGAGGAAGCTCCCAAGTCGCCGGCGGTCGCCCCGCCGCGTCCCGCAGGTGCCGGTGGCGGTTCGACCCTGTTCGAGCGCATGACCAGCCTCTCGCGCAACAAGGCAGCTGGCAACGAACGCCCGGCGAGCCCCGGCGCAGGGCAGGGCAGCAACGAGGATGGCGACAGCGCCTCGCTGAACATCCCGCGCTTCCTCAACCGCCAGAACAACCAGTAAGCTCTGGACCTCGGCCAAGCGCGCCCGGTCGCGCCGCCGCAAGCAAGTCGGCCCGCTCCTGTCTTTGCCGGGGGCGGGCCGCTCGCGTTGAAGATGCCGGGAATTTCCTGGGCGCGAGGCTTCCTGCTTCGTCGCGGCAGACGCTCGCGCGGCCCATTT is a window of Novosphingobium aureum DNA encoding:
- the ftsZ gene encoding cell division protein FtsZ, which translates into the protein MSINIGLPAIDELRPRIVVIGVGGAGGNAIANMIEAQIEGVDFIVANTDAQALNNSIAETRVQLGPEITQGLGAGSRPEVGRAAAEETLEEIGRLLEGVHMVFIAAGMGGGTGTGAAPIIAQAAREKGILTVGVVSKPFLFEGTRRMRSAEAGIEELQKNVDTLIVIPNQNLFLVAKAETTFKEAFQLADEVLQQGVRSITDLMIMPGLINLDFADVRSVMGEMGKAMMGTGEGEGPNRALEAAEHAIANPLLDGVSMQGAKGVIISIIGGDDMKLLEVDEAANHIRELVDSDANIIWGSAFNPDLQGKIRVSVVATGIEQTAEQAEIASRPAASMGSSRGPMRSGIQTPQAPATPAPAPQAAPAPAAEPEPLDLDTPAAEETEGSQPFAPRPFSPSAELELGAGEELGDEGAQDKPQAPVPSAYSPLGGGQARPLDFGRPQAPAAPRAPETRQDELLLDGGETPEEAPKSPAVAPPRPAGAGGGSTLFERMTSLSRNKAAGNERPASPGAGQGSNEDGDSASLNIPRFLNRQNNQ